GATAACCGAAATGAGTTATGAATTATGGATTATGAATTATGAATTATAATCTCCCCTTCTCCTTGTCTAAAAATTACTCCTCCAGCGCCCCTCGCCGACTAAGGAATTGCCGTTGATTGATTAGATAAATACTAACTAGGGTAAAACTAACCCCTAACCATTGCAATAATGATAATGTTTCCCCCAACCATAAATTACCAAAAGTTAAGGCAAAAACAGGGGTTAAAAAAGTTAAAGCGCTCAAGCTGGTAATATTTCCCTTTGAAGCTAAGTAAAAAAATAAACCATAAGCCACTGCACTACCTAAAATTGTGGCATAACTTAAAGACAACCACCCTGACACATCAAGGTTAAGCCATTGTGAACTCTCGTGGAGGGCGCTGAGAGCCAACAAAACCAATCCCCCCAAAATCATGTGCCATCCTGTGGCTACAACTGCATCAACATGACGAGATACAAAAGGAATCATTACTGTGCCAATAGCCATAGAAACAGAAGCCAGTAACATCCACCACTCGCCATTATTGAGTAAATCTTGAGCATCAAAAGCTAAATGGCTCCAATTACCATGTAACAAATC
The nucleotide sequence above comes from Cyanobacterium sp. T60_A2020_053. Encoded proteins:
- a CDS encoding EamA family transporter → MESNQNSLPISFNPIVLILPFFLWGTAMVAMKDIIPQTTPFFLGGFRILPAGILVLLFAVLKGKSQPQSWKAWGWIFIFGLVDGAMFQGFLTWGLQRTGAGLGSVMIDSQPLIVAVLCRWLFKDMIGLWGWLGLSMGILGISLIGLPDVWISDLLHGNWSHLAFDAQDLLNNGEWWMLLASVSMAIGTVMIPFVSRHVDAVVATGWHMILGGLVLLALSALHESSQWLNLDVSGWLSLSYATILGSAVAYGLFFYLASKGNITSLSALTFLTPVFALTFGNLWLGETLSLLQWLGVSFTLVSIYLINQRQFLSRRGALEE